One part of the Musa acuminata AAA Group cultivar baxijiao chromosome BXJ1-5, Cavendish_Baxijiao_AAA, whole genome shotgun sequence genome encodes these proteins:
- the LOC135674163 gene encoding AAA-ATPase At4g25835-like has protein sequence MKEVWTSLASIMGVFAFFQSILHAVFPPELWFAAAKLFHRLFRCFSTYCYFDITETDGVNTNELYHAVQLYLSRSASMASSRLSLSRSLNSSAFTFGLANNDRLVDSFRGASATWEHAVTQRQSQTFSWRPLPEEKRSFTLRIKKKDKPLLLPAYLDHIMETATELRRRNQDRLLYTNSRGGSMESRGFPWESVPFKHPSTFDTLAMDPARKELIMADLNDFAQGKAFYEKTGRAWKRGYLLYGPPGTGKSSMIAAMANYLGYDVYDLELTEVHTNSELRKLLMKTTSKSIIVIEDIDCSVNLTNRSSKKPVPSCEPPSDLRPTGGTEDGGGAARTITLSGLLNFTDGLWSCCGSERIFVFTTNHIEKLDPALVRSGRMDMHVFMSYCSFQALKILMKNYLGWEDGEQNDELMWELAEVVDEAEITPADVSEILIKNRRRVRREAAAELLEALKARVERRKKERKRSLSEQVVEEEEEQEKRALESPKESTGQLMHSCNAKEDKGAEED, from the coding sequence ATGAAGGAGGTGTGGACCTCCCTGGCCTCGATCATGGGCGTGTTCGCCTTTTTCCAGAGCATTCTCCACGCGGTATTCCCGCCGGAACTGTGGTTCGCGGCGGCGAAGCTGTTCCACCGCCTGTTCCGCTGCTTCTCCACGTACTGCTACTTCGACATCACGGAGACGGACGGCGTGAACACCAATGAGCTGTACCACGCGGTGCAGCTGTACCTCAGCCGGTCGGCCTCTATGGCGTCCTCCCGGCTGAGCCTCTCCCGCAGCCTCAACTCCTCCGCCTTCACCTTCGGCCTCGCCAACAACGACCGCCTCGTGGACAGCTTCCGCGGCGCCAGCGCCACCTGGGAGCACGCCGTCACGCAGCGCCAGTCGCAGACCTTCTCCTGGAGACCGCTTCCTGAGGAGAAGCGCAGCTTCACCCTCCGGATCAAGAAGAAGGACAAGCCCCTCCTCCTCCCGGCGTACCTCGACCACATCATGGAGACCGCCACCGAACTCCGCCGCCGGAACCAGGACCGGCTGCTGTACACCAATTCCCGCGGCGGCTCCATGGAGTCCCGCGGCTTCCCGTGGGAGTCAGTCCCCTTCAAGCATCCAAGCACCTTCGACACCCTCGCCATGGATCCCGCGAGGAAGGAGCTCATCATGGCCGACCTCAACGACTTCGCTCAAGGGAAGGCCTTCTACGAGAAGACCGGCCGGGCATGGAAGCGCGGATACCTGCTCTACGGCCCGCCCGGCACTGGCAAGTCCAGCATGATCGCTGCCATGGCCAATTACCTCGGCTATGACGTCTACGACCTCGAGCTCACTGAGGTGCACACCAACTCCGAGCTCCGAAAGCTCCTGATGAAGACCACCTCCAAGTCGATCATCGTCATCGAAGACATCGACTGCTCCGTCAATCTCACCAACAGGAGCTCCAAGAAGCCGGTCCCGTCGTGTGAGCCGCCATCGGACTTGAGACCCACCGGCGGGACGGAGGACGGCGGCGGCGCCGCCAGGACAATAACCCTGTCGGGGCTGCTCAACTTCACCGACGGGCTGTGGTCGTGCTGCGGCAGCGAGCGGATCTTCGTGTTCACCACCAACCACATCGAGAAGCTCGACCCGGCGCTGGTGCGGTCGGGGAGGATGGACATGCACGTGTTCATGAGCTACTGCTCGTTCCAGGCGCTGAAGATCCTCATGAAGAACTACCTAGGATGGGAAGACGGCGAGCAGAACGACGAACTGATGTGGGAGTTGGCGGAGGTGGTGGACGAGGCCGAGATAACTCCGGCGGATGTCAGTGAGATCCTGATAAAGAACCGGAGGCGGGTGAGGCGCGAGGCGGCGGCGGAGCTGCTGGAGGCTCTGAAGGCCCGCGTCGAGcggaggaagaaggagaggaagaggagtttGAGCGagcaggtggtggaggaggaggaagagcaggAGAAGAGGGCATTGGAGAGCCCCAAGGAGAGTACTGGACAATTGATGCACAGTTGCAATGCAAAAGAAGACAAGGGGGCAGAAGAAGATTGA